The sequence GTTTCTAGGTTCATATTCCAAATTCCTGATGTCGAATCATTGTTTCTCGAGCAGCCGGAAGCGATCTGCTTTTCACACTGTCGTTTAGCCCTGCGCAAATCGGTTGCCAGGGCGACCGTTGTTACCAGTGGATAAGACTATATGTCTCAGGAATGGGGCTCACTAGACGATATGGTCGCGAAAGAGTGCCTATTCGTATCATTGGGGTTGGGGCGGGCGTTTCATGGTGTTAGTTTGAAGGCATGAGCAGAGACTTAATCAAAAAGATCATCGAAGACAGTGTCAGTGAAGACGGCCTGGTGGACTTCGGTATAAAGGGGGTGCAACTCTTCCGGGTGACCGAGCCGATTCGCTGCGCGCCTGCGGTGTATGAGCCTTGCGTCATTGCCATAGTCAGTGGTGCCAAGAAAGCCATATTGGATGGCAATGCCTTTGAGTACGATAGCAACCACTATCTGTGTTGCACCATGTCCATGCCTGTGGAGGCAGGGAGCCACCAGGCGTCCCCTGACGAGCCTCTCCTGGGGGTGTACATCTCTCTGGATACGCGCGTATTAACCGAGTTGGCCATTGAGATGGAAAGTGCCACCGGGGCATTCCGACCACCCAAAGGGGACTCACAACCCAAGGGCCTGTCACTGGCAGGGTGGGATGATGCCTTTACCGACGCCTTGTTACGACTGCTGCAACTCGGGGACAGCCCCTTGGATATCGCGGTGCTTGGCAGGAGTCGGCTTCGGGAAATCTACTACGCGATACTGAAAGGGGAGGCTGGCGACTCAGCCAGACGTGCATTTGGTGTTGGCAATGCCATTGCGCGGGCCATTGAATACGTCTCTTCACGCTTAACCGAGTCCGTCACCACTGAGGAGATGGCGTCCCAGGTGGGGATGAGCCGCGCCGTGTTCCACCGCAAGTTTAAGTCAGCGACCACCATGTCGCCCATTCAGTACGTGAAGTCGATGCGCCTGAACAGCGCCGCAATGAAGATAGCCGGTGGCATGAACGTCAACCAGGCAGCGCTGGAAGTAGGGTACCTGAGCACCTCACAATTCAGCCGGGAGTTTAAAAGACTTTACGGGCAGTCTCCAAAGCAGTGGACTACATCTCAGAGATCATTGGGCGAGAAATGAGCCGTGTTTGCTGTGCCGTCAATAGCGGTGTTTGAAGTAATCGTTCATTGTGTTGCTGGTTCAACATACCCGGGTTCATCATTTCAATGGGCTCAACAAAGCACATCCCTAGGTTGATGGCCCTACAGAGCGATGCCTGTGTCTGGGTCCAGAAAACGGTCGTTTGTTAGACCCAGGCTTTTGGCGCTATGTTTTTTCTACTAATGCATACGCTTGGAAATCATGTTCATCAAATGTTGATTCTTGGGTTCATCAAATATGGATTAGCATTTATAAGTAGAAGCGTCGGGCTATTCTTAATTACCCTTTAAAAACCGATAATTACGTGTATGATGGCCGATTGAAGATAACTGGTATGGCGAGACGATATGACGGCGGAACAGACAAAGCCCTGTATAGCATGTGGACACATTATCAGCACGAAGGATTTGGTATGTACGCATGATGGTTGTGGAGCGGCACAGCTTCAACCACATTCGTGTCCGATGACAATTTGTTCTGCAATTGCTGGCGCTTTAACCAAGGAAAGATCAGCTTCCTTTAGTTGTCGAGTCGGTGATGAATGGCCTGTCAGCCAGTCAGATGCTTCAAGCAGATTCGTTGTTGAGGTCGAGCAAAAATTTAGTCGAAAGAATAAATTCCATAGCCACTTTGCTGATGATTGCGGTGAAGCAAACTCATTTCCTCGTATATTGAAAAGATATCTTCAGGGTGATCTTGACGTCCAACAACTTACCTCACAGTTAATGTTCAAACTGCGGTCTGCGGCTCTTGATACATCAGGCTCTAAGCCTACGGGTGGCAACGTAGTGGTAACGCACTAC is a genomic window of Ferrimonas sp. YFM containing:
- a CDS encoding AraC family transcriptional regulator; translation: MSRDLIKKIIEDSVSEDGLVDFGIKGVQLFRVTEPIRCAPAVYEPCVIAIVSGAKKAILDGNAFEYDSNHYLCCTMSMPVEAGSHQASPDEPLLGVYISLDTRVLTELAIEMESATGAFRPPKGDSQPKGLSLAGWDDAFTDALLRLLQLGDSPLDIAVLGRSRLREIYYAILKGEAGDSARRAFGVGNAIARAIEYVSSRLTESVTTEEMASQVGMSRAVFHRKFKSATTMSPIQYVKSMRLNSAAMKIAGGMNVNQAALEVGYLSTSQFSREFKRLYGQSPKQWTTSQRSLGEK